A portion of the Microbacterium hominis genome contains these proteins:
- the tsaD gene encoding tRNA (adenosine(37)-N6)-threonylcarbamoyltransferase complex transferase subunit TsaD codes for MHVNRDEPLVLGIETSCDETGIGIVRGRTLLSNTIASSMDEHSRYGGVVPEVAARAHLEALQPSIEAALAEAGAALGREGPLALADLDAVAVTSGPGLAGALMVGVGAAKALAVSLGKPLYAVNHLVGHIAADILDADAPPLEYPTVALLVSGGHTSLLLVRDLTTDVELLGETMDDAAGEAFDKIARILGLPYPGGPQIDKAAATGDPKAIAFPRGLSRASDMAKHRYDFSFSGLKTAVARWIEQREAAGETVPIDNVAASFREAVVDVLVTKALAACADHDVPRLLLGGGVIANRRLREVTLARAADAGVTVRIPPLSLCTDNGAMIAALAAELIMSGREPSTLEFGADSTLPVTEIQVAPAAERVA; via the coding sequence GTGCACGTGAACCGCGACGAACCCCTGGTGCTCGGCATCGAGACCAGCTGCGACGAGACCGGCATCGGCATCGTGCGCGGGCGCACCCTGCTGTCGAACACGATCGCCTCCTCGATGGACGAGCACTCCCGCTACGGCGGCGTCGTGCCCGAGGTCGCCGCGCGCGCCCACCTGGAGGCCCTCCAGCCCTCGATCGAGGCCGCGCTCGCCGAGGCCGGTGCGGCGCTCGGGCGGGAAGGGCCGCTGGCGCTCGCCGACCTCGACGCGGTCGCGGTCACGAGCGGACCGGGGCTCGCCGGGGCGCTCATGGTGGGTGTCGGCGCCGCGAAGGCGCTCGCCGTGTCGCTCGGCAAGCCGCTGTACGCGGTGAACCACCTCGTCGGGCACATCGCCGCCGACATCCTCGACGCGGATGCCCCGCCGCTGGAGTACCCCACGGTCGCCCTGCTCGTCTCGGGCGGACACACATCGCTCCTGCTCGTGCGCGACCTCACCACCGACGTCGAGCTCCTCGGCGAGACGATGGACGACGCGGCCGGCGAGGCGTTCGACAAGATCGCGCGCATCCTCGGCCTGCCGTATCCGGGCGGGCCGCAGATCGACAAGGCCGCCGCCACCGGCGACCCGAAGGCGATCGCGTTCCCGCGCGGACTCTCGCGGGCCAGCGACATGGCGAAGCACCGCTACGACTTCTCGTTCTCGGGGCTGAAGACCGCCGTCGCGCGCTGGATCGAGCAGCGCGAGGCCGCCGGCGAGACCGTGCCGATCGACAATGTCGCCGCGAGCTTCCGCGAGGCGGTCGTCGACGTGCTCGTCACCAAGGCGCTCGCCGCGTGCGCCGACCATGACGTGCCCCGCCTGCTGCTGGGCGGCGGCGTCATCGCGAATCGACGCCTGCGCGAGGTGACGCTCGCGCGGGCCGCAGACGCGGGCGTGACCGTGCGGATCCCGCCGCTGTCGCTGTGCACCGACAACGGTGCGATGATCGCGGCGCTCGCCGCCGAGCTGATCATGTCGGGCCGCGAGCCCTCGACGCTGGAGTTCGGCGCGGACTCCACGCTGCCGGTGACCGAGATCCAGGTGGCGCCCGCCGCGGAGCGCGTCGCGTGA
- the rimI gene encoding ribosomal protein S18-alanine N-acetyltransferase: MSLRAATADDLAAIMRLERTSFPTDAWSDAMMSAEIASPHGWYVVDEEAGALVGYAGLRAVAGARDADVQTITIADAARGRGRGRALLRALLHEAEGRGIHEVFLEVRADNPVAQALYVSEGFLEIGRRPRYYQPDDVDAVVMKLDLRGWAAHRSDTALTAPAPDDAGACT, translated from the coding sequence ATGAGCCTGCGCGCCGCGACCGCCGACGACCTCGCCGCGATCATGAGGCTCGAGCGCACCTCGTTCCCGACCGACGCGTGGTCCGACGCGATGATGAGCGCCGAGATCGCCTCGCCGCACGGCTGGTACGTCGTCGACGAGGAGGCCGGCGCCCTCGTCGGCTATGCGGGCCTGCGCGCGGTCGCCGGGGCTCGGGATGCCGACGTGCAGACCATCACGATCGCCGACGCCGCCCGCGGTCGGGGCCGCGGACGCGCCCTGCTGCGGGCCCTGCTGCACGAGGCGGAGGGGCGCGGCATCCACGAGGTGTTCCTCGAGGTGCGCGCCGACAACCCCGTCGCCCAGGCGCTGTACGTGTCGGAGGGGTTTCTCGAGATCGGCCGCCGGCCCCGCTACTACCAGCCCGACGACGTCGACGCCGTCGTCATGAAGCTCGACCTGCGCGGGTGGGCGGCGCACCGCTCCGACACGGCGCTGACCGCCCCCGCCCCCGACGACGCCGGAGCGTGCACGTGA
- the tsaB gene encoding tRNA (adenosine(37)-N6)-threonylcarbamoyltransferase complex dimerization subunit type 1 TsaB, with protein MILGIDTSLGTAVAVVEPDGVVRSQVASADPRGHAEVIGTLIETALAEASITPDALTHVAAGMGPGPFTGLRVGIAAARAFALGRGIPLVPVTSHDAAAIELLLHDALTGGYEDSHDDEPFAIATDARRREFAYTVYRGLDDDGLPVRIAEPALVLRDDLDGVLAAGGILRRDADHVSAAMLALVAARAVAAGREIGPADALYLRSPDVTLPGAPKKVGA; from the coding sequence GTGATCCTCGGCATCGACACGTCCCTCGGCACCGCCGTCGCGGTGGTGGAGCCCGACGGCGTCGTGCGCTCGCAGGTCGCCAGCGCCGACCCCCGGGGGCACGCCGAGGTGATCGGCACCCTCATCGAGACGGCGCTGGCCGAGGCATCCATCACCCCCGACGCCCTGACGCATGTCGCCGCCGGGATGGGGCCGGGACCGTTCACGGGGCTCCGGGTCGGCATCGCCGCCGCGCGCGCGTTCGCGCTGGGGCGCGGCATCCCGCTCGTGCCGGTGACGAGCCACGACGCCGCGGCGATCGAACTGCTGCTGCACGATGCGCTCACCGGCGGCTACGAGGACTCGCACGACGACGAGCCGTTCGCCATCGCCACCGATGCCCGCCGCCGAGAGTTCGCGTACACGGTGTACCGGGGCCTCGACGACGACGGACTTCCGGTGCGCATCGCCGAGCCCGCGCTTGTCCTGCGCGACGACCTCGACGGGGTGCTCGCCGCGGGCGGCATCCTCCGTCGCGACGCCGATCACGTCTCGGCGGCGATGCTCGCCCTCGTCGCGGCCCGCGCGGTCGCCGCCGGCCGCGAGATCGGCCCCGCCGATGCGCTCTACCTGCGCTCGCCGGACGTCACACTGCCGGGGGCGCCGAAGAAGGTGGGCGCATGA
- the tsaE gene encoding tRNA (adenosine(37)-N6)-threonylcarbamoyltransferase complex ATPase subunit type 1 TsaE encodes MTAGGTLDDLLGQREITTPEGMEALGEQIGRMLRPGDLVVLTGPLGAGKTTLTRGIGAGLGVRGPIQSPTFVLARTHPSLVGGTPLVHVDAYRLGSPAELDDLDIDVEASAVIVEWGRDMIDGLRDSWWEIELEREWHGRGVDDACGTTAHEAELDADAPRLVTISRRP; translated from the coding sequence ATGACGGCCGGTGGGACCCTCGACGACCTCCTCGGGCAGCGCGAGATCACCACGCCCGAGGGCATGGAGGCGCTCGGCGAGCAGATCGGGCGGATGCTGCGCCCCGGCGACCTCGTCGTGCTGACCGGTCCCCTCGGGGCCGGGAAGACCACCCTCACCCGCGGGATCGGGGCGGGCCTCGGTGTGCGCGGACCCATCCAGAGCCCGACCTTCGTACTGGCCCGCACCCACCCGTCGCTCGTGGGCGGCACGCCCCTCGTGCACGTCGACGCGTACCGACTCGGCTCACCCGCGGAGCTCGACGACCTCGACATCGACGTGGAGGCGTCGGCGGTGATCGTGGAGTGGGGCCGCGACATGATCGACGGTCTGCGGGACAGCTGGTGGGAGATCGAGCTCGAGCGCGAATGGCACGGCCGCGGCGTCGACGACGCCTGCGGCACGACCGCCCACGAGGCCGAGCTCGACGCCGACGCCCCGCGCCTGGTGACCATCTCCCGGCGGCCGTAG
- the alr gene encoding alanine racemase: MSRLPAGVMREATIDVDAIADNVRHLRRLTESEVIAVVKADGYGHGAERAARAALAGGASRLGVADIGEALALRRAGIRAPIVAWLHAPGSSFDEAVAQRIELGISSFEQLQRAAAASSGDRPAHVHLKLETGLGRNGVAPEDQRLVFAEAARLERIGRLRVVALFSHLSNTTADDDRAAIAVFDKSVEIAASLGLRPPLTHIAATHAAIALPESRRGCVRIGIGIYGLSPFDDRTSADLGLRPAMTLRAAVAAVRRVPAGQGVSYGYSFRTPRETTLALVPLGYADGVPRHASNVGPVSIAGAGFRVAGRVAMDQFVVDVGDAPVQVGDEVVLFGDPTLGVPSASDWGDAAGTINYEIVTRIGARVPRREVP, from the coding sequence ATGAGCAGGCTTCCGGCGGGGGTCATGCGCGAGGCGACCATCGACGTCGACGCGATCGCCGACAACGTGCGGCACCTGCGCCGCCTCACCGAGTCGGAGGTCATCGCCGTCGTCAAGGCCGACGGCTACGGCCACGGCGCCGAACGCGCCGCGCGCGCCGCCCTCGCCGGCGGTGCGAGCAGGCTCGGCGTCGCCGACATCGGCGAGGCGCTGGCGCTGCGGCGGGCCGGCATCCGCGCGCCGATCGTGGCGTGGCTGCACGCGCCCGGGTCGTCGTTCGACGAGGCCGTCGCCCAGCGCATCGAGCTCGGCATCTCCAGCTTCGAGCAGCTGCAGCGCGCCGCCGCCGCGAGCAGCGGCGATCGTCCCGCACACGTGCACCTGAAGCTCGAGACCGGGCTCGGGCGCAACGGGGTCGCGCCCGAGGACCAGCGCCTCGTGTTCGCCGAGGCCGCGCGGCTCGAGCGCATCGGGCGGCTGCGGGTCGTCGCCCTCTTCAGCCACCTCTCCAACACGACCGCCGACGACGACCGGGCCGCGATCGCCGTGTTCGACAAGAGCGTCGAGATCGCGGCATCCCTGGGCCTTCGTCCGCCCCTCACGCACATCGCCGCGACTCACGCGGCCATCGCCCTGCCCGAGTCGCGGCGCGGGTGCGTGCGGATCGGCATCGGCATCTACGGCCTCTCGCCCTTCGACGACCGCACCTCGGCCGACCTGGGGCTGCGCCCCGCGATGACGCTGCGCGCGGCCGTCGCCGCGGTGCGGCGGGTGCCGGCCGGTCAGGGCGTGTCGTACGGCTACTCCTTCCGCACCCCGCGCGAGACCACTCTCGCCCTCGTGCCGCTCGGCTACGCCGACGGCGTGCCGCGGCACGCGTCGAACGTCGGCCCCGTTTCGATCGCCGGCGCGGGCTTTCGCGTGGCCGGCCGCGTCGCGATGGACCAGTTCGTCGTCGACGTCGGCGACGCCCCCGTGCAGGTCGGCGACGAGGTCGTGCTGTTCGGCGACCCGACGCTGGGGGTGCCGTCCGCGTCGGACTGGGGGGATGCCGCGGGCACCATCAACTACGAGATCGTGACGCGCATCGGCGCGCGCGTGCCGCGACGGGAGGTGCCGTGA
- a CDS encoding holo-ACP synthase, with protein sequence MIVGIGVDLVDIARFERTLERTPRLAERLFSEAERALKPRSLAARYAAKEALIKALGGSDGVHWTEIEITPEPSGRPWFTLTGSTADVVAARGITTLHLSMSHDGGFATAYVVAESAPAPAAAAGSHEGGGPA encoded by the coding sequence GTGATCGTCGGGATCGGCGTCGACCTCGTCGACATCGCGCGGTTCGAGCGCACGCTCGAACGCACCCCGCGGCTCGCCGAGCGCCTGTTCTCCGAGGCGGAGCGCGCCCTCAAGCCGCGCTCGCTCGCGGCGCGGTACGCCGCGAAGGAGGCGCTCATCAAGGCCCTCGGCGGCTCCGACGGCGTGCATTGGACCGAGATCGAGATCACGCCCGAGCCCTCGGGGCGTCCGTGGTTCACCCTCACCGGGTCGACGGCCGACGTCGTCGCGGCGCGGGGGATCACGACCCTGCACCTGTCGATGTCGCACGACGGCGGATTCGCGACCGCGTACGTCGTCGCCGAATCCGCACCGGCGCCGGCCGCGGCCGCCGGGTCGCACGAAGGGGGAGGGCCCGCATGA
- the glmS gene encoding glutamine--fructose-6-phosphate transaminase (isomerizing) — protein MCGIVGYVGPRESQAILISGLSRLEYRGYDSAGIAVIDAEGDLGMRKRAGKLGILRDDLTSHPMNDGTTGIGHTRWATHGGPTDANAHPHLADDDKLAVIHNGIIENFADIKDELLAGGFTFQSETDTEVAAVLLGREYNAHGGDLTAAFRAVVSRLEGAFTLLAMHRDQPGLVVGARRNSPLVIGLGEGENFLASDVAAFVEHTRKALAIGQDQIVAITPAGVEVTDFDGVSVEVEPFEVLWDAAAADKGGWSSFMAKEVSEEPEAVANTIRGRIKDGAVAIPELDGLDELFAGIDRIIVIACGTAAYAGMVGKYALEQWARVPVDVELAHEFRYRDPVIGPGTLVVSISQSGETMDTLMAVKYARERGAKTVSICNTQGATIPRESDAIVYTHAGPEVAVASTKAFVAQITALYLLALHIGQVRGALTEAEVAHSVVELESVPGKIAQILEREQSRIEQFAHWMADTRSVLFLGRHVGYPIALEGALKLKEISYIHAEGFAAGELKHGPIALIEPGQPVFVIVPSPRESAELHKKVVSNIQEIRARGARVIVVAEEGDAAVLPFADEVLHIPLAGPLFEPLLAVVPLHIFAMGLATAKGLDVDQPRNLAKSVTVE, from the coding sequence ATGTGTGGAATCGTCGGATACGTGGGCCCGCGTGAGAGCCAGGCCATCCTCATCTCGGGTCTTTCGCGCCTCGAGTACCGCGGCTACGACTCGGCGGGCATCGCCGTCATTGACGCCGAGGGCGACCTGGGCATGCGCAAGCGCGCGGGCAAGCTCGGCATCCTCCGCGACGACCTCACGTCGCACCCCATGAACGACGGCACCACCGGCATCGGCCACACGCGCTGGGCGACCCACGGCGGCCCGACCGACGCGAACGCGCACCCGCACCTGGCCGACGACGACAAGCTCGCCGTCATCCACAACGGCATCATCGAGAACTTCGCCGACATCAAGGACGAGCTGCTCGCCGGCGGCTTCACCTTCCAGTCGGAGACCGACACCGAGGTCGCGGCCGTGCTCCTGGGTCGTGAGTACAACGCGCACGGCGGCGACCTGACCGCCGCGTTCCGCGCGGTCGTCTCGCGCCTGGAGGGCGCGTTCACGCTGCTCGCGATGCACCGCGATCAGCCGGGTCTCGTCGTCGGCGCCCGCCGCAACTCGCCGCTGGTGATCGGCCTGGGCGAGGGGGAGAACTTCCTCGCCTCCGACGTCGCCGCCTTCGTCGAGCACACCCGCAAGGCCCTCGCGATCGGCCAGGACCAGATCGTCGCCATCACTCCCGCCGGCGTCGAGGTCACCGACTTCGACGGCGTCTCCGTCGAGGTCGAGCCCTTCGAGGTGCTGTGGGATGCCGCGGCCGCCGACAAGGGCGGCTGGTCGTCGTTCATGGCCAAGGAGGTCTCCGAGGAGCCCGAGGCCGTCGCGAACACGATCCGCGGCCGCATCAAGGACGGCGCGGTCGCCATCCCCGAGCTCGACGGTCTCGACGAGCTGTTCGCGGGCATCGACCGCATCATCGTCATCGCCTGCGGCACCGCCGCCTACGCGGGCATGGTCGGCAAGTACGCCCTCGAGCAGTGGGCGCGCGTGCCGGTCGATGTGGAGCTCGCCCACGAGTTCCGCTACCGCGACCCGGTGATCGGCCCCGGCACGCTCGTGGTGTCGATCAGCCAGTCCGGCGAGACCATGGACACCCTCATGGCCGTCAAGTACGCGCGCGAGCGCGGCGCGAAGACCGTCTCGATCTGCAACACGCAGGGTGCGACGATCCCGCGCGAGTCCGACGCGATCGTCTACACGCACGCCGGCCCCGAGGTCGCCGTCGCCTCGACGAAGGCGTTCGTCGCGCAGATCACCGCCCTGTACCTCCTGGCCCTGCACATCGGCCAGGTGCGCGGCGCGCTCACCGAGGCCGAGGTCGCCCACAGCGTCGTCGAACTGGAGAGCGTGCCCGGAAAGATCGCGCAGATCCTCGAGCGCGAGCAGTCGCGCATCGAGCAGTTCGCGCACTGGATGGCCGACACCCGCTCGGTGCTGTTCCTCGGCCGCCACGTGGGCTACCCGATCGCGCTCGAGGGCGCGCTCAAGCTCAAGGAGATCTCCTACATCCACGCCGAGGGCTTCGCCGCCGGCGAGCTCAAGCACGGCCCGATCGCCCTGATCGAGCCGGGCCAGCCGGTGTTCGTGATCGTCCCCTCGCCGCGCGAGTCGGCCGAGCTGCACAAGAAGGTCGTGTCGAACATCCAGGAGATCCGCGCCCGTGGCGCCCGCGTGATCGTCGTCGCCGAGGAAGGGGATGCCGCGGTGCTGCCCTTCGCCGACGAGGTGCTGCACATCCCCCTGGCCGGGCCCCTCTTCGAGCCGCTCCTGGCCGTGGTGCCGCTGCACATCTTCGCGATGGGCCTCGCGACCGCCAAGGGCCTGGACGTCGACCAGCCCCGCAACCTCGCGAAGTCCGTCACGGTCGAGTAG
- the coaA gene encoding type I pantothenate kinase — MSAEEATRSAAAPPSTTVAGDAPVDPALSLYREIPRREWARLASGNPQPLTETEIVQIRGLGDRLDIDEVAQVYLPLSRLLSLYAESTKRLGADTSDFLGEPDTTTPFIVGVAGSVAVGKSTIARLLRELMSRWPGTPRVELVTTDGFLYPNAELERRGLMTRKGFPESYDRRALVSFLTEVKSGAPEVRAPFYSHMRYDIVPDAVVTVRRPDVVIVEGLNVLQPPPTPNDVAVSDLFDFSIYVDADAGHITQWYVDRFMALKTGAFANPNSYFNVFAHLSDEEAVERALGFWNEINLPNLEENVLPTKHRASLILEKAANHTVERVLLRKL, encoded by the coding sequence ATGTCCGCCGAAGAAGCGACCCGCAGCGCCGCCGCGCCCCCGAGCACGACGGTCGCCGGTGATGCCCCTGTTGATCCCGCCCTCTCGCTGTACCGGGAGATCCCGCGGCGCGAATGGGCGCGACTGGCCTCGGGCAATCCGCAGCCGCTCACCGAGACCGAGATCGTGCAGATCCGCGGGCTCGGCGACCGCCTCGACATCGACGAGGTCGCGCAGGTGTACCTGCCCCTGTCGCGCCTGCTGTCGCTGTACGCGGAGTCGACCAAGCGCCTGGGCGCCGACACGAGCGACTTCCTCGGCGAGCCCGACACGACGACGCCGTTCATCGTGGGCGTCGCGGGGTCGGTCGCGGTCGGCAAGTCGACGATCGCGCGCCTGCTGCGCGAGCTCATGAGCCGCTGGCCCGGAACCCCGCGCGTCGAACTGGTCACCACCGACGGGTTCCTGTATCCGAACGCCGAACTCGAGCGCCGCGGGCTCATGACCCGCAAGGGCTTCCCCGAGTCGTACGACCGGCGCGCGCTCGTGTCGTTCCTCACCGAGGTGAAGTCGGGCGCCCCCGAGGTGCGGGCCCCGTTCTACTCGCACATGCGCTACGACATCGTGCCCGACGCGGTCGTCACCGTGCGCCGCCCCGACGTCGTCATCGTCGAGGGCCTCAACGTGCTGCAGCCGCCCCCCACGCCCAACGACGTCGCGGTGAGCGACCTGTTCGACTTCTCCATCTATGTGGATGCCGATGCCGGCCACATCACGCAGTGGTACGTCGATCGCTTCATGGCGCTGAAGACGGGCGCGTTCGCGAACCCGAACTCGTACTTCAACGTGTTCGCGCACCTCTCCGACGAGGAGGCCGTCGAGCGGGCGCTCGGCTTCTGGAACGAGATCAACCTGCCGAACCTCGAGGAGAACGTGCTGCCCACCAAGCACCGCGCCTCGCTCATCCTGGAGAAGGCGGCGAACCACACGGTCGAGCGCGTGCTGCTGCGCAAGCTCTGA
- a CDS encoding Ppx/GppA phosphatase family protein, which produces MRLGVLDIGSNTVHLLIANVRPGGRPLAATSQRTVLRLMRYLGPDGEITEEGVRALVDAVTQARATAKAEGVDELLATATSAVREAANGAAVIARIEEALGQPLQVLGGETEARYTFLAVRRWFGWSAGQILLFDIGGGSLEIAAGADELPDAAESVQLGAGRMTVQFLPHDPPGEDEIRALRDHAMELLRPVAERFESQPRPDHVVGSSKAIRSLAKLAGYPVPGWSGIERMVLPRRELKAWIPRLARIPASARQELPGITADRTFQIVAGAVVLERAMKAMDVEELEVSPWALREGVLLRYIESLQWSAPGA; this is translated from the coding sequence GTGCGCCTTGGGGTCCTCGACATCGGCTCGAACACCGTCCACCTGCTCATCGCGAATGTGCGCCCGGGCGGGAGGCCGCTCGCCGCGACCAGCCAGCGCACCGTGCTGCGGCTCATGCGGTATCTCGGGCCGGACGGCGAGATCACCGAGGAGGGCGTGCGCGCTCTCGTCGATGCCGTGACCCAGGCCCGCGCGACCGCGAAGGCCGAAGGCGTCGACGAGCTTCTCGCCACGGCGACGAGCGCCGTGCGCGAGGCCGCGAACGGCGCGGCGGTGATCGCGCGCATCGAAGAGGCGCTCGGTCAGCCGCTGCAGGTGCTGGGCGGTGAGACCGAGGCGCGGTACACGTTCCTCGCGGTGCGGCGCTGGTTCGGGTGGTCGGCGGGGCAGATCCTGCTGTTCGACATCGGCGGCGGGTCGCTGGAAATCGCCGCGGGAGCGGACGAGCTGCCGGATGCCGCGGAGTCGGTGCAGCTGGGCGCCGGCCGCATGACCGTGCAGTTCCTGCCGCACGATCCGCCCGGCGAAGACGAGATCCGGGCCCTCCGCGACCACGCGATGGAGCTGCTGCGGCCGGTCGCCGAGCGCTTCGAGTCGCAGCCTCGTCCCGACCACGTCGTGGGCTCGTCGAAGGCGATCCGCTCGCTCGCGAAGCTCGCGGGGTATCCGGTGCCCGGCTGGTCGGGCATCGAGCGGATGGTGCTGCCGCGTCGCGAGCTGAAGGCCTGGATTCCGCGCCTGGCCCGGATCCCCGCGTCGGCGCGCCAGGAGCTTCCGGGCATCACCGCCGACCGCACGTTCCAGATCGTCGCCGGCGCGGTCGTGCTCGAACGCGCGATGAAGGCGATGGATGTCGAGGAGCTCGAAGTCTCCCCCTGGGCGCTGCGCGAGGGCGTGCTGCTGCGCTACATCGAGTCCCTCCAGTGGAGCGCGCCCGGCGCCTGA